In Brettanomyces bruxellensis chromosome 8, complete sequence, a genomic segment contains:
- a CDS encoding uncharacterized protein (BUSCO:EOG092653SU), producing the protein MPVDPAKLAKLRKQSARRVGGSRVKSRRSQKSEEGDDTKLQNALKKLDAQVMTGIEEANFFKQDGTVLHFNKVGVQAAPMYNTYTFNGFAQKKSITELVPGILPQLGAENLRVLQQIAEQYQQRKNAEKQEEKDEDIPDLVEGETFNKEEEVD; encoded by the coding sequence ATGCCTGTTGATCCAGCAAAGTTAGCCAAGCTCAGAAAGCAATCCGCCAGAAGAGTCGGTGGATCTAGAGTTAAGTCTAGAAGATCCCAGAAGAGCGAAGAGGGTGACGATACCAAACTACAGAATGCTCTTAAAAAGTTGGATGCCCAGGTTATGACTGGAATCGAAGAGGCTAACTTCTTCAAGCAGGATGGTACCGTCTTGCATTTCAACAAGGTTGGTGTTCAGGCTGCTCCAATGTACAACACTTACACTTTTAACGGTTTTGCCCAGAAGAAGTCTATTACCGAATTGGTTCCAGGCATTCTCCCACAACTTGGTGCTGAGAACTTAAGGGTCTTGCAGCAGATTGCTGAGCAGTATCAGCAGAGAAAGAATGCAGAAAAGCAAGAGGAGAAGGACGAAGACATTCCGGACCTAGTTGAGGGTGAGACTTTCAacaaggaagaggaggttGACTAA